In one Alphaproteobacteria bacterium genomic region, the following are encoded:
- a CDS encoding integration host factor subunit alpha, translating into MAGKTVTRAELAEAVYQEVGLSRIESAALVEAILAEMADALVSGEPVKISSFGSFSVRQKGERIGRNPKTGEEVPILPRRVLVFRPSHVLKDRINQ; encoded by the coding sequence ATGGCGGGCAAAACCGTTACCCGCGCGGAGCTGGCTGAGGCGGTGTACCAGGAGGTCGGACTGTCCCGGATCGAATCGGCTGCTCTCGTCGAGGCGATCCTGGCGGAAATGGCCGATGCACTGGTTTCGGGAGAGCCGGTGAAGATTTCGTCTTTCGGCAGTTTTTCCGTCCGCCAGAAGGGGGAGCGCATCGGTCGTAACCCGAAGACAGGTGAGGAGGTCCCGATCCTGCCGCGCCGGGTTCTGGTCTTCCGGCCCAGCCATGTGTTGAAGGATCGAATCAACCAATGA
- a CDS encoding glutathione S-transferase family protein: MKLFYAETMNSYKTCAVARHVDLDVKFHRLDLKKGEQRAPEFLAINPNGKAPALADGDRTIWESNAIMCHLAIRSESDLWPRGDGQVEVVRWFSWASDHFCRYAGQLYFEYVIRAEFGMGAPDQETVEEALGYVRRYGAILDDHLENRAYLLGDTLTVADFAVATVLPYAKGANIPLSEFPAVERWHDRLMELPAWQSPFGV; this comes from the coding sequence ATGAAACTCTTCTATGCCGAAACCATGAATTCCTACAAAACCTGCGCTGTCGCGCGGCATGTGGATCTGGATGTTAAATTCCATCGGCTCGATCTGAAAAAGGGCGAACAACGCGCACCGGAGTTCCTCGCCATCAACCCCAATGGCAAGGCTCCCGCACTGGCCGATGGGGACCGCACAATCTGGGAATCGAACGCCATCATGTGCCATTTGGCGATCCGTTCGGAGTCCGACCTCTGGCCCCGGGGTGACGGGCAAGTCGAGGTGGTTAGATGGTTCAGTTGGGCATCCGACCACTTTTGTCGCTACGCGGGCCAACTTTATTTCGAGTATGTCATTCGCGCGGAGTTCGGCATGGGCGCTCCTGACCAAGAAACAGTCGAGGAAGCCCTGGGGTACGTGCGGCGCTACGGAGCGATCCTCGACGATCATCTGGAAAACCGCGCCTACTTGCTGGGCGACACCCTGACGGTCGCGGACTTCGCCGTCGCGACCGTTCTGCCATATGCCAAGGGTGCCAATATACCGCTTTCAGAGTTCCCAGCGGTAGAACGGTGGCATGACAGATTGATGGAATTGCCCGCCTGGCAGTCACCATTTGGAGTTTAG
- a CDS encoding helix-turn-helix domain-containing protein, which translates to MGGKSYDDGCATAHAMDLIGNRWALLIVRELMFGPKRFTDLRSELRNVSPNVLTQRLEELEASTILRRRQLPPPAASWVYELTEWGRELEEPILSLGRWAARSPILRQGLPMSRAGLLLAMRALYHPSEDGGFCLDLDMPYGAVRVTGTTTGLKYDEATSSGDTSNAVLTGTPDAIDGILFGGTDLRQAISEGQLRCAGSQDAIERFLNAFPLPQPASVS; encoded by the coding sequence ATGGGTGGCAAGAGTTACGATGACGGATGCGCCACGGCCCATGCGATGGACCTGATCGGCAATCGCTGGGCGCTGTTGATTGTGCGTGAGCTGATGTTTGGGCCAAAGCGCTTCACCGACCTTCGCAGTGAACTGCGAAATGTCAGCCCCAACGTGCTGACCCAACGGCTGGAGGAACTGGAAGCCTCGACGATTCTGCGACGGCGCCAGTTACCACCACCTGCGGCGTCATGGGTATACGAACTGACGGAGTGGGGTCGCGAGCTAGAGGAACCAATCCTGAGCCTCGGCCGATGGGCGGCCAGATCCCCGATTCTACGACAGGGGCTGCCGATGAGTCGTGCCGGCCTGTTGCTGGCGATGCGCGCCCTTTATCACCCGAGCGAAGACGGCGGATTCTGTTTAGACCTCGACATGCCGTATGGCGCAGTGCGGGTAACCGGAACAACGACAGGGCTCAAGTATGACGAGGCAACAAGCAGTGGCGATACGTCCAACGCGGTTCTAACGGGCACTCCGGACGCCATTGACGGCATTCTGTTCGGCGGGACGGACCTGCGCCAGGCGATCTCTGAAGGGCAGCTCCGATGTGCAGGAAGTCAGGATGCCATCG